In Actinobacillus indolicus, a single genomic region encodes these proteins:
- a CDS encoding aromatic amino acid transport family protein — MKNKTFGSALIVAGTTIGAGMLAMPLTSAEMGFGYTLILLFALWALLSYSALLFVEAYQKAERKDAGIATLAEQHFGMIGRVLATLSLVIFMYAILTVYSLGGGSLLAPFLSFMGENAETAAILLFVLLLAISVTVGTSAVDAFTRLLFMIKIVAFCFVLFMMLPKVTLENLGAMPLQYLLIISASPVFFTSFGFHVVIPSINSYLDGDIRRLRIAIILGTAIPLVAYVLWQMATHGVFSQVQFVEIIRQDPTLNGLVVATYQATGSEFISGAVRLFSALALVTSFLGVSLALVDCLDDLLKRVNITANRLSLSLLTFAPVLLFALFYRDFLSVLTYAGQMFTFYGLVLPVGIVWMLRRKFPDLPYRVIGGNLGLLLALVLGLLIMNVPFLIESGVLPKVVG; from the coding sequence ATGAAAAATAAAACATTTGGTAGTGCGCTAATTGTCGCGGGGACAACAATTGGTGCGGGTATGTTGGCTATGCCACTCACATCGGCGGAAATGGGGTTTGGCTATACATTAATTTTATTATTTGCACTATGGGCATTACTTTCTTATAGTGCTTTGTTGTTTGTTGAAGCTTATCAAAAAGCAGAACGCAAAGATGCAGGGATTGCAACATTAGCTGAGCAACATTTTGGAATGATTGGTCGTGTACTTGCAACACTTTCTCTAGTGATTTTCATGTATGCGATTTTAACCGTGTATTCCTTAGGTGGTGGCAGTCTTTTGGCTCCTTTCCTTAGTTTTATGGGAGAAAATGCAGAAACTGCAGCGATTCTGCTTTTTGTTTTGCTCCTTGCTATCTCGGTGACAGTAGGTACATCTGCAGTAGATGCATTCACACGTTTACTTTTCATGATTAAAATTGTGGCATTCTGCTTTGTACTTTTCATGATGTTGCCAAAAGTTACTTTAGAAAACTTAGGTGCAATGCCACTACAGTATCTTTTAATTATTTCAGCAAGCCCTGTATTCTTTACTTCATTTGGTTTCCATGTTGTGATTCCAAGTATTAATAGTTACTTAGATGGGGATATTCGTCGTTTACGTATCGCCATCATTTTAGGTACAGCAATTCCATTAGTGGCATATGTATTATGGCAAATGGCAACACATGGTGTATTTAGCCAAGTACAGTTTGTTGAAATTATTCGTCAAGATCCAACACTAAATGGTTTAGTGGTGGCGACTTATCAAGCGACGGGTAGCGAATTTATTAGTGGTGCAGTCCGCCTTTTCTCTGCTTTGGCGTTAGTAACTTCGTTCTTAGGCGTGTCGTTAGCACTTGTAGATTGCTTAGATGATTTACTTAAACGTGTAAATATTACGGCAAATCGCCTTTCTTTAAGTTTACTCACCTTTGCACCAGTACTTTTATTTGCATTGTTCTACCGCGATTTCTTATCCGTATTAACTTATGCAGGACAAATGTTTACCTTCTATGGTTTAGTATTACCAGTCGGGATCGTTTGGATGTTAAGACGTAAATTCCCAGATTTACCTTATCGTGTGATTGGGGGGAATTTAGGTTTACTTCTTGCACTCGTGCTTGGTTTATTAATTATGAATGTCCCATTCTTAATTGAAAGTGGTGTATTGCCAAAAGTAGTTGGTTAA
- a CDS encoding sugar transporter: MKITKQIYRKLSFLRVFAFALAAFIFNTTEFIPVALLSDIAQGFGMDVSHTGLMITVYAWIVSLMSLPFMLLTANLERKELLIKLFLVFIISHILSVFAWDFWVLLISRIGIAFTHAIFWAITASLVIRVAPKDKKQQALGLLALGSALAMVLGLPLGRMIGQAVGWRITFAIIGFIAFIVMLMIWKLLPNLPSKNAGSLASLPILVKRPALIGLYIAMAIVIAGHFTSYSYIEPFMVQIAKMSAHTATLLLLIFGLSGVVASFLFGRIHPKHPNLFLLSGLLFIIFAQLLLLPLNENSALMFGIVFFWGIGISGISLALQMRVLQLAPDATDVATAIYSGIYNIGIGGGALIGNQVMAYLGLNNIGFIGALLVIVGMLVLIFGHSRQNGC; this comes from the coding sequence ATGAAGATAACGAAACAAATATATAGAAAGCTCTCATTTTTGAGAGTTTTTGCTTTTGCACTTGCTGCTTTTATTTTTAACACCACCGAATTTATTCCAGTCGCTTTATTATCTGATATTGCTCAAGGTTTTGGTATGGATGTTTCTCACACTGGATTGATGATAACGGTATATGCATGGATTGTCTCTCTAATGTCTTTACCGTTTATGTTGCTGACCGCAAACCTAGAGCGTAAAGAGTTGTTAATTAAGTTATTTTTAGTATTTATTATCAGTCATATTTTGTCTGTATTTGCTTGGGATTTTTGGGTACTCCTCATTTCTCGTATAGGTATTGCGTTTACTCATGCTATTTTTTGGGCTATTACTGCTTCTTTAGTGATTAGGGTTGCACCTAAAGATAAAAAGCAACAAGCATTAGGGTTACTTGCATTAGGTAGTGCTTTGGCAATGGTGTTGGGGTTGCCTCTAGGGAGAATGATAGGACAAGCGGTCGGTTGGCGTATAACTTTTGCAATTATTGGATTTATTGCTTTTATTGTAATGCTCATGATTTGGAAATTACTGCCGAACTTACCAAGTAAAAATGCAGGTTCCCTTGCGAGTTTACCAATATTAGTAAAACGTCCAGCACTCATTGGTCTTTATATAGCAATGGCTATCGTGATTGCAGGGCATTTTACGAGTTATAGTTATATTGAACCATTTATGGTTCAAATTGCGAAAATGAGTGCGCATACTGCAACACTGTTATTATTGATTTTTGGATTATCTGGTGTAGTTGCTAGTTTTTTATTTGGACGGATTCACCCTAAACATCCAAATCTCTTTTTACTTTCAGGCTTATTATTCATTATTTTTGCCCAGTTACTATTATTACCATTAAATGAAAATTCTGCCTTGATGTTTGGGATCGTTTTCTTTTGGGGAATAGGTATTTCGGGAATCAGTTTAGCCTTACAAATGCGAGTCTTACAACTAGCCCCAGATGCAACAGATGTTGCCACGGCGATTTATTCTGGCATTTATAATATTGGTATTGGCGGAGGAGCCTTAATCGGAAATCAAGTAATGGCTTATTTAGGCCTAAACAATATAGGTTTTATAGGCGCACTATTGGTGATTGTAGGGATGTTGGTATTGATTTTTGGGCATAGTAGACAAAATGGTTGCTAA
- a CDS encoding IS256 family transposase, variant Zn-binding type: protein MNYEPKKCHFCHSSDICKHGIRNNIQRYKCNACNKTFTLKKKLNPINIWNDYSIGKQTYKQLAEKYHCSIRTIQRYLEKAPKTALNPPLSRYLNIIADTTFFGREFGILVLMDSLSKKVVYHRVIKTEKDVYYRIAFNSLRMKGYKIQSITRDGRRGLLKDLLNTPT, encoded by the coding sequence TTGAATTATGAACCAAAAAAATGTCATTTTTGCCACAGTAGCGACATTTGCAAACATGGTATAAGAAATAATATTCAACGCTATAAATGTAATGCCTGTAATAAAACATTTACCCTTAAAAAGAAATTAAATCCAATAAATATTTGGAATGATTATTCAATAGGAAAACAAACCTATAAACAACTTGCCGAAAAATATCATTGTTCAATTAGAACAATTCAAAGATATCTCGAAAAAGCCCCTAAAACAGCATTAAATCCACCACTATCACGTTATTTGAATATTATTGCGGATACCACCTTCTTTGGTCGTGAATTTGGTATTTTAGTCCTGATGGATTCGCTTTCTAAAAAAGTGGTTTACCATCGTGTCATCAAAACGGAAAAAGATGTTTATTACAGGATAGCATTTAATTCACTTCGTATGAAAGGCTATAAAATTCAATCAATTACCCGTGACGGTAGACGGGGTTTATTGAAAGATTTATTGAATACACCGACATAA
- a CDS encoding TIGR04211 family SH3 domain-containing protein, producing MQKRLPALLATLLFSVSLPTFAQTQYVTENLSTYLRKGPGDQFKISGAIQAGEKVTLIDKKERYSLVRDSKNREAWILNNELTSTPSSKELTPQLQQKVQELTTKLNSIDKDWQQRTAEMQRRTQQADQQSNELLEQNAQLKRELDILKNKNRDLEAIQDASSREIMIQYFIYGGSVLGVGLLLGLLIPVLLPRRKRNNGWA from the coding sequence ATGCAAAAACGACTTCCGGCATTACTTGCAACTTTACTTTTTAGTGTCTCACTTCCTACATTTGCTCAAACTCAGTATGTTACAGAAAACCTCAGTACCTATTTACGTAAGGGACCAGGCGATCAATTTAAAATTTCTGGAGCGATTCAAGCAGGAGAGAAAGTCACATTAATTGATAAAAAAGAACGTTATTCACTCGTTCGTGACAGTAAAAACCGTGAAGCCTGGATTCTGAATAATGAGCTAACTTCTACGCCAAGCTCAAAAGAATTAACCCCACAATTGCAACAAAAAGTTCAAGAATTAACCACAAAATTAAATAGTATTGATAAAGACTGGCAACAACGCACTGCTGAAATGCAACGCCGTACACAACAAGCAGATCAGCAAAGTAATGAATTATTAGAACAAAATGCTCAACTAAAACGTGAATTAGATATACTGAAAAATAAAAATCGGGATTTAGAAGCAATTCAGGATGCATCATCTCGTGAGATAATGATTCAATATTTCATTTATGGCGGATCTGTTCTAGGTGTGGGTTTATTACTTGGTTTATTAATCCCTGTTCTACTTCCAAGACGAAAACGTAACAACGGCTGGGCATAA
- a CDS encoding inorganic phosphate transporter, translated as MELIQNYGFIIILITAVFGFLMAFGIGANDVANAMGTSVGSGTITARQAIYIALVFEFAGAYLAGGEVAETIKSGIIASDAFFGKPEVLILGMMASLFAAGAWLLIASEMAWPVSTTHSIIGAIVGFACVTVGTEAVQWSQFSGIVGSWFITPVIAGIVAYLIFISTQKLIFDTEEPLKNAQKYAPYYAGLTVLIICVVTLDKGFKHLGLELTYAQTVMIGFVLAIISTVACYFYLRSNAFISRLKKGGFSGVEKVFSILMLITACAMAFAHGSNDVANAIGPLAAVVSIVEHGGVIEGKTIMAPWILPLGAIGIAVGLAVMGHKVMGTIGTGITDLTPSRGFAAQFACAITVVLASGTGLPISTTQTLVGAVLGVGFARGIAALNLGVIRNIVASWVITLPAGAILSIIIYYILAAFFL; from the coding sequence ATGGAACTCATCCAAAATTATGGTTTTATCATTATTCTAATTACGGCTGTTTTTGGTTTTTTAATGGCATTTGGTATCGGTGCAAATGATGTAGCAAATGCAATGGGAACATCTGTTGGTTCAGGTACAATTACAGCAAGACAAGCTATTTATATTGCACTAGTCTTTGAATTTGCTGGTGCTTATTTAGCTGGTGGTGAAGTGGCAGAAACCATCAAGAGTGGAATTATTGCTTCAGATGCTTTCTTTGGAAAACCTGAAGTGCTCATTTTAGGGATGATGGCATCACTATTTGCAGCAGGTGCTTGGTTGCTTATTGCATCAGAAATGGCTTGGCCTGTATCAACAACACACTCTATTATTGGTGCTATTGTTGGATTCGCTTGTGTAACCGTAGGTACCGAAGCAGTACAATGGTCCCAATTTAGTGGAATTGTAGGTAGTTGGTTTATTACGCCTGTAATTGCAGGGATTGTTGCATATCTCATCTTTATTTCGACCCAAAAACTTATTTTTGATACTGAAGAACCATTAAAAAACGCACAAAAGTATGCGCCTTATTATGCGGGACTTACAGTATTAATTATCTGTGTGGTAACGTTAGACAAAGGTTTTAAACATTTAGGTTTAGAGCTTACTTATGCCCAAACAGTAATGATTGGTTTTGTTCTTGCGATTATCTCAACTGTAGCTTGTTACTTCTACTTACGCAGCAATGCCTTTATCTCTCGTTTGAAGAAAGGTGGCTTTAGTGGTGTAGAAAAGGTATTTAGCATATTAATGTTGATTACCGCTTGTGCAATGGCTTTCGCCCACGGTTCAAATGATGTAGCGAATGCGATTGGACCTCTAGCAGCCGTTGTTTCTATCGTAGAGCACGGTGGTGTTATTGAAGGCAAAACTATTATGGCTCCTTGGATTCTTCCTCTTGGTGCTATTGGTATTGCAGTCGGTCTAGCTGTGATGGGACATAAAGTAATGGGTACGATTGGTACTGGTATTACTGATTTAACGCCTAGTCGCGGTTTTGCTGCACAGTTTGCTTGTGCAATCACCGTTGTTTTAGCATCAGGAACAGGTTTACCAATTTCAACAACACAAACCTTAGTAGGTGCAGTATTAGGGGTTGGTTTTGCACGTGGTATTGCAGCCTTAAATTTAGGTGTAATTCGCAATATTGTTGCTTCTTGGGTGATCACCTTACCTGCTGGTGCTATTTTATCAATTATTATTTACTACATTCTTGCTGCATTCTTCCTATAA
- a CDS encoding TIGR00153 family protein, producing MAMNNILGLFAQSPLKPLQQHSKKVTECCGLLVPFFESTFKNEWNDAEEIRRKIIDLEHRADTLKREIRLKSPRGLFMPVERTDLLELVTQLDKLANYSKDISGRVIGRQLIIPTEIQGVFQQFLSRSLDATIHVDKVINEMDHLLETGFRGRELNFVNNMILELDTIEDDTDQLQIVLRKAMLGIESQYNPIDIMFLYKIIEWVGVLADQAQRIGSRIELMLARS from the coding sequence ATGGCAATGAATAATATTTTAGGATTATTCGCACAATCGCCACTCAAACCCCTACAACAGCACTCAAAAAAAGTGACTGAATGTTGTGGACTACTTGTTCCATTTTTTGAATCTACATTTAAAAATGAATGGAATGACGCAGAAGAAATCCGTCGTAAAATCATTGATTTAGAACACCGTGCTGATACTTTAAAACGTGAAATTCGCTTAAAGTCTCCGCGCGGTTTATTTATGCCTGTAGAACGTACAGACCTACTTGAATTAGTCACTCAATTAGATAAGTTAGCAAACTATTCAAAAGATATTTCTGGCCGAGTTATTGGACGTCAATTAATTATTCCAACAGAAATTCAAGGTGTATTCCAACAATTCTTAAGTCGAAGCTTAGATGCAACAATTCATGTTGATAAAGTCATTAATGAAATGGATCACTTACTTGAAACAGGTTTTCGTGGTCGTGAATTGAATTTCGTAAATAACATGATTCTTGAATTAGATACTATCGAAGATGATACTGATCAACTTCAAATCGTATTGCGCAAAGCAATGTTAGGGATTGAAAGTCAATATAATCCTATTGATATTATGTTCTTATATAAAATTATTGAATGGGTCGGTGTTCTTGCAGATCAGGCACAACGTATCGGCTCACGTATTGAGTTGATGCTAGCTCGTTCATAA
- the pheS gene encoding phenylalanine--tRNA ligase subunit alpha has protein sequence MQHLKEITEKAQAELKALHDKGLDALETFRVEYFGKKGHFTQLMQELRNVAAEERPAIGAKINEAKQLIQDALNAKKEEWEQAALNAQLEKEKVDVSLPGRKTELGGLHPVSITIERVVKFFSELGFSVEKGPEIETDYYNFDALNIPAHHPARADHDTFWFDAERLLRTQTSGVQIRTMEKMQPPIRIMAPGRVYRNDYDQTHTPMFHQIELLYVDKKANFTELKGLLHDFLRAFFEEDLQVRFRPSYFPFTEPSAEVDVMGKNGKWLEVLGCGMVHPNVLRNVGIDPDEYTGFAVGMGVERLTMLRYNVTDLRSFFENDLRFLKQFK, from the coding sequence ATGCAACACCTAAAAGAAATCACAGAAAAAGCGCAAGCAGAGCTAAAAGCTTTACATGATAAAGGATTAGATGCATTAGAAACATTCCGAGTAGAGTATTTTGGAAAAAAAGGGCATTTTACTCAATTAATGCAAGAGTTACGTAACGTTGCAGCAGAAGAGCGTCCGGCGATTGGTGCAAAAATCAATGAAGCAAAACAACTTATTCAAGATGCATTAAATGCAAAAAAAGAAGAGTGGGAGCAAGCTGCACTGAATGCTCAATTAGAAAAGGAAAAAGTGGATGTCAGTTTACCTGGTCGTAAAACAGAGTTAGGTGGCTTACACCCTGTATCAATTACGATTGAACGTGTGGTGAAATTCTTCTCTGAACTCGGCTTTAGTGTAGAAAAAGGCCCTGAAATTGAAACGGATTATTATAACTTTGATGCGTTAAATATCCCTGCTCATCACCCAGCTCGTGCAGATCACGATACATTCTGGTTTGATGCAGAGCGTTTGTTGCGTACCCAAACGTCAGGCGTTCAAATTCGTACGATGGAAAAAATGCAACCGCCTATTCGTATTATGGCACCAGGCCGTGTTTATCGTAACGACTACGATCAAACTCATACGCCAATGTTCCACCAAATTGAGCTACTTTATGTGGATAAAAAAGCGAACTTCACTGAGTTAAAAGGCTTATTACACGATTTCTTAAGAGCTTTCTTTGAAGAAGATTTGCAAGTGCGTTTCCGTCCGTCTTATTTCCCATTCACTGAGCCGTCAGCGGAAGTCGATGTAATGGGCAAAAACGGCAAATGGCTTGAGGTGTTAGGTTGCGGAATGGTTCACCCGAATGTACTTCGCAATGTGGGCATTGATCCTGATGAATACACAGGTTTTGCGGTGGGAATGGGAGTTGAGCGTTTGACGATGTTGCGTTATAACGTGACCGATTTACGTTCATTCTTTGAAAATGATCTGCGTTTCTTAAAGCAGTTTAAGTAA
- the pheT gene encoding phenylalanine--tRNA ligase subunit beta, whose protein sequence is MKFSESWLREWVNPAITTEQLCDQITMLGLEVDAVEAVAGEFNGVVIGEVVECAQHPDADKLRVTKVNVGGERLLDIVCGAPNCRQGLKVACATEGAVLPGDFKIKKTKLRGQPSEGMLCSFSELGIKEDHSGIIELPADAPVGVDFRDYLKLNDRAIEISLTPNRADCLSIAGIAREVGVVNQLAVNAPEIQAVPATIADKVAIELQAPEACPRYLGRVVKNVNVKAQSPLWLQEKLRRCGIRSIDPIVDITNLSLLELGQPMHAFDAAKINGVIQVRMAKEGEELVLLDGTTAKLQPNTLLIADQNGPLAMAGIFGGEASGVSAETKDVVLEAAFFAPLAITGRARQYGLHTDASHRFERGVDPELTRKAMERATALLLEICGGEAGEIVEAVSSAHLPTSKQVVLRRSKLDSLLGHHIDSETVTDILARLGLNPSYANESWTVQSPSWRFDIEIEEDLVEEVARIYGYNSIPNNAPLAHLQMKGVPEKVLEAIRVRTALIDSDYQEVITYSFVDPKIQELLHPSQEALILPNPISSEMSAMRLSLLTGLLETVAYNQNRQQNRVRIFESGLRFIPDTNAENSVRQEFVIGGVIAGDKRPAHWEHKAENVDFFDLKGDLERVLSLTRVRNDLRFVAKAFPAFHPGQSAAIMLDGKEIGFIGTIHPKIVQKLGLSGKPVAFEILASAISERQVPNAKEISRFPANKRDIAIVVDSTIPAGDVLDTVRQAGGVKLVGVNLFDVYQGTNLAEGKKSLAISLTIQDTEKTLEEEEINAVIQAVLEALSQRFNAYLRD, encoded by the coding sequence ATGAAATTCAGTGAAAGTTGGTTGCGTGAGTGGGTGAATCCAGCGATTACCACCGAACAGTTATGTGACCAAATTACTATGTTAGGGTTAGAAGTCGATGCCGTTGAAGCGGTTGCAGGTGAATTTAACGGTGTTGTTATCGGCGAAGTGGTTGAATGTGCTCAACACCCTGATGCCGATAAATTGCGTGTCACCAAAGTAAATGTGGGTGGCGAACGTTTATTAGACATTGTTTGTGGCGCACCAAACTGCCGTCAAGGTTTGAAAGTAGCTTGTGCAACAGAAGGGGCGGTGTTACCAGGTGATTTTAAAATTAAGAAAACCAAATTGCGTGGTCAGCCGTCAGAGGGAATGCTTTGTTCATTCTCAGAATTAGGGATTAAAGAAGATCATAGCGGTATTATTGAGTTACCTGCGGACGCACCAGTGGGTGTAGATTTCCGTGACTATCTCAAATTAAACGACCGTGCGATTGAAATCAGCTTAACGCCAAACCGTGCGGACTGTTTAAGCATTGCAGGGATCGCTCGTGAAGTTGGGGTAGTGAATCAATTAGCGGTAAATGCACCTGAAATTCAAGCTGTGCCTGCAACCATTGCAGATAAAGTGGCGATTGAACTTCAAGCCCCTGAAGCCTGCCCACGCTATTTAGGTCGTGTGGTGAAAAATGTGAATGTCAAAGCACAGTCACCATTATGGTTACAGGAAAAATTACGCCGTTGTGGTATTCGTTCTATCGATCCGATTGTGGATATTACCAATCTGAGCTTACTTGAACTTGGTCAGCCAATGCACGCTTTTGATGCGGCAAAAATCAACGGTGTAATCCAAGTGCGTATGGCAAAAGAGGGCGAAGAACTCGTGTTACTTGATGGTACGACGGCAAAACTTCAGCCAAATACCTTGTTAATTGCAGACCAAAACGGACCGCTTGCAATGGCTGGTATTTTTGGTGGCGAAGCGAGTGGTGTAAGCGCTGAAACTAAAGATGTGGTGTTAGAAGCTGCATTCTTCGCACCGCTTGCAATTACAGGGCGCGCAAGACAATATGGCTTACACACAGACGCATCGCACCGCTTTGAGCGTGGCGTCGATCCAGAATTAACGCGTAAAGCAATGGAAAGAGCAACAGCGTTATTACTTGAAATTTGTGGCGGTGAAGCAGGGGAAATCGTGGAAGCGGTGAGTTCAGCTCATTTACCAACATCTAAACAAGTGGTTTTACGCCGTAGCAAATTAGATAGCTTACTCGGTCACCATATTGATAGCGAAACCGTAACCGATATTTTAGCTCGCTTAGGTTTAAACCCAAGCTATGCAAACGAGAGCTGGACGGTTCAATCACCAAGCTGGCGTTTTGATATTGAGATCGAAGAAGATCTTGTAGAAGAAGTCGCACGTATTTACGGCTATAACAGTATTCCAAATAATGCACCACTTGCTCATTTACAAATGAAAGGTGTCCCAGAAAAAGTCTTGGAAGCGATTCGTGTCCGTACGGCATTGATTGATAGTGATTACCAAGAGGTTATCACTTATAGCTTTGTTGATCCTAAAATCCAAGAGTTGTTACACCCAAGCCAAGAAGCGTTAATTCTGCCAAATCCGATTTCAAGTGAAATGTCGGCAATGCGTTTATCGCTTTTAACTGGCTTGCTTGAAACTGTGGCGTATAACCAAAACCGCCAGCAAAATCGAGTGCGTATTTTTGAAAGCGGTTTACGTTTCATTCCAGATACCAATGCGGAAAATAGTGTTCGCCAAGAATTTGTGATTGGCGGTGTGATTGCAGGAGATAAACGCCCCGCTCATTGGGAACATAAAGCAGAAAATGTTGATTTCTTTGATTTAAAAGGGGATTTAGAGCGCGTTCTCTCTTTAACTCGTGTGAGAAATGATTTACGATTTGTCGCAAAAGCATTTCCTGCATTCCATCCGGGACAATCGGCTGCTATTATGTTAGATGGTAAAGAAATTGGCTTTATTGGTACAATTCACCCTAAAATCGTACAAAAACTCGGTCTTTCGGGTAAACCTGTGGCGTTTGAAATTTTGGCTTCTGCAATTTCTGAACGTCAAGTTCCAAATGCAAAAGAAATTTCACGCTTCCCTGCGAATAAACGTGATATCGCAATTGTTGTAGACAGCACAATTCCAGCTGGTGATGTATTAGATACTGTACGACAAGCTGGAGGTGTTAAACTTGTTGGAGTCAATTTATTTGATGTTTACCAAGGTACTAATTTAGCCGAAGGTAAGAAAAGTTTAGCCATCAGCTTAACGATTCAAGATACAGAAAAAACCCTTGAAGAAGAAGAGATTAATGCGGTGATTCAAGCTGTTTTAGAAGCACTTTCACAACGTTTTAATGCTTATCTAAGAGATTAG
- a CDS encoding integration host factor subunit alpha — protein MALTKIEIAENLVEKFGLDKRIAKQFVEDFFEEIRQSLEKGEEVKLSGFGNFTVRDKKARPGRNPKTGEDVAVSARRVVVFKPGQKLRERVETAKVKA, from the coding sequence ATGGCACTTACCAAAATTGAAATCGCAGAAAACCTAGTTGAAAAATTTGGGTTAGATAAACGTATTGCAAAGCAATTTGTCGAGGATTTTTTTGAAGAAATTCGCCAATCTCTTGAAAAAGGCGAAGAAGTAAAATTATCAGGGTTTGGTAATTTTACTGTTCGTGATAAGAAAGCCCGTCCAGGTCGTAATCCGAAAACAGGGGAAGATGTTGCAGTCTCTGCACGTCGAGTCGTTGTTTTTAAGCCAGGGCAAAAATTGCGTGAGCGTGTCGAAACTGCGAAGGTAAAAGCCTAA
- a CDS encoding C40 family peptidase, whose translation MFSIKQKKRLLFCSLLASALVLTACSSSPDVDKPRKSQTSKIYRTNKGSLNDPIFVISSLSEHQREWKGTRYRLGGTSRSGVDCSGFMQITFRDLFGIDLPRTTTEQSKEGTRVSKSDLQTGDLVFFNTGRGPNGKHVGVYVKDGQFLHASTKGGVIYSDMNSPYWSKTFWQARRL comes from the coding sequence ATGTTTTCTATCAAACAGAAAAAACGATTACTATTTTGTTCGCTTTTAGCAAGTGCATTAGTTTTAACTGCTTGTAGTAGTTCTCCTGATGTAGATAAACCGAGAAAATCTCAGACATCAAAAATTTATAGAACAAATAAAGGAAGTCTTAATGATCCTATTTTTGTGATCAGTAGCCTTAGCGAGCATCAAAGAGAGTGGAAAGGAACACGTTATCGTTTAGGCGGAACAAGTCGTAGTGGCGTAGATTGTTCTGGATTTATGCAAATTACATTCCGAGATTTATTTGGAATCGATTTGCCAAGAACGACAACGGAACAATCAAAAGAAGGGACTCGAGTATCTAAAAGTGACTTACAAACGGGTGATTTAGTGTTTTTTAACACAGGAAGAGGACCTAATGGAAAACACGTTGGCGTATATGTAAAAGATGGTCAGTTTTTACATGCTTCAACAAAAGGTGGGGTTATTTATTCTGATATGAACTCACCTTATTGGTCTAAAACATTTTGGCAAGCACGCCGTTTATAA
- a CDS encoding DedA family protein translates to MELLIEFFSSYGYWAVFFVLLACGFGLPIPEDITLVSGGVISGLGYTNVHWMLVVSMLGVLIGDSTMYWLGRIYGERILQFPLIRRIATPERFATVQERFEKQGWKLLFVARFLPGLRAVVYLVSGITRRVTFTRFVLVDFFAAIISVPIWVYLGDFGAKNLDWLHHQIQKGQIAIWVILLIGGAIVFWKWKKSRNAN, encoded by the coding sequence ATGGAATTATTAATTGAATTTTTTAGCAGTTACGGTTATTGGGCTGTATTTTTTGTATTGCTTGCCTGTGGATTTGGACTACCTATTCCAGAAGATATTACACTCGTGTCTGGTGGTGTAATTTCAGGTCTTGGCTATACTAATGTCCATTGGATGCTTGTCGTCAGTATGCTTGGTGTGTTAATTGGTGACAGTACAATGTATTGGTTAGGCAGAATTTATGGCGAAAGAATATTACAATTTCCATTAATTAGACGTATTGCTACACCTGAACGTTTTGCTACAGTTCAAGAACGTTTTGAAAAACAAGGTTGGAAACTATTATTCGTTGCTCGTTTTTTACCGGGTCTTCGTGCTGTCGTTTATCTTGTTTCAGGCATTACTCGACGTGTGACTTTTACCCGCTTCGTTTTAGTTGATTTTTTTGCTGCGATCATCTCTGTTCCAATTTGGGTTTACTTAGGTGATTTTGGTGCGAAAAATTTAGACTGGTTACATCACCAAATTCAGAAAGGGCAAATAGCTATTTGGGTTATTTTACTCATTGGTGGTGCTATTGTGTTTTGGAAGTGGAAAAAATCCCGCAACGCAAACTAA